The following are encoded in a window of Amaranthus tricolor cultivar Red isolate AtriRed21 chromosome 2, ASM2621246v1, whole genome shotgun sequence genomic DNA:
- the LOC130807010 gene encoding probable hexosyltransferase MUCI70: MFNNNDNHSSITFPVSDEESDEFTTRIRRVRRKRKKSVINRSNTELTRRFVRKLTKWWPVLLFVLAMALFLFEASRLSKKENKSISIRKGASFIDVEEIKSPPNLNRLDPTYRTIAGVKKRCLPILPVEDLELLDILVSKGSKGPVKDVIYISEENNPYSGESLTFTHENKEAVRFNLFTGYQSLVQREKSFKVTETPIVHCGFYSEAGGFKISSEDKKYMQTCKVVVSTCAFGGGDDLYQPIGMSKTSLQKVCYVAFWDKITLATQEAQGQKIGDDNFIGKWRIVIVKNLPFTDQRLNGKIPKMLSHRLFPNALYSIWVDSKSQFRRDPLGVLEALLWRSNSVLAISEHGARSSVYDEAKAVVKKHKATPEEVEVQLTQYRLDGLPEDKRFNGKKALSEASIIIREHTPLTNLFMCLWFNEVVRFTSRDQLSFPYIFWRLNGPMGFNMFPVCTRKDLVNNMGHIRKAKPLIT; this comes from the exons ATGTTCAATAACAACGATAATCATAGTAGCATTACATTTCCAGTTTCCGACGAAGAGTCTGATGAGTTCACCACAAGAATCCGACGAGTTCGACGAAAACGGAAGAAATCGGTAATCAACCGATCCAACACTGAGTTAACTCGTCGTTTTGTGCGGAAATTGACGAAGTGGTGGCCTGTTTTGCTCTTCGTTTTAGCTATGGCATTGTTTCTTTTTGAAGCTTCTCGGCTCAGTAAGAAGGAGAACAAGTCAATTTCTATTCGAAAAGGCGCGAGTTTTATCGATGTTGAAGAGATTAAATCGCCGCCTAACTTGAATCGTCTTGATCCTACTTATCGTACTATTGCTGGTGTCAAGAAAC GTTGCTTGCCAATCTTACCTGTGGAAGACCTTGAGCTTTTGGATATCCTTGTATCAAAAGGTTCCAAAGGTCCTGTAAAGGATGTGATATATATATCAGAAGAAAACAACCCTTATTCAGGAGAAAGTTTGACATTTACTCATGAGAATAAAGAAGCTGTAAGATTTAACTTATTTACAGGATACCAATCTTTGGTTCAGAGGGAAAAGAGTTTCAAG GTGACTGAAACTCCTATAGTGCATTGTGGTTTCTATAGTGAAGCCGGAGGGTTTAAGATTTCATCTgaagataaaaaatatatgcaGACTTGCAAGGTTGTTGTATCTACTTGTGCATTTGGTGGTGGAGATGATCTTTATCAACCAATTGGAATGTCGAAGACTTCCCTTCAAAAG GTCTGTTATGTGGCTTTCTGGGATAAAATTACACTTGCTACTCAGGAAGCACAAGGACAGAAAATTGGTGATGATAATTTTATTGGCAAGTGGCGGATTGTGATTGTCAAGAATCTCCCTTTCACAGACCAAAGACTAAATGGTAAAATTCCCAAG ATGTTGAGCCATCGATTGTTTCCAAATGCATTGTACTCTATTTGGGTCGATTCAAAGTCTCAGTTCAGGAGGGATCCATTGGGTGTGCTGGAAGCACTGCTTTGGCGATCAAACTCTGTGCTTGCAATATCAGAGCATGGTGCACGTAGTAGTGTGTACGATGAAGCTAAAGCTGTTGTCAAGAAACACAAGGCAACCCCAGAAGAAGTAGAAGTGCAACTCACACAGTACCGTCTTGATGGCCTTCCTGAAGACAAGAGATTTAACGGAAAGAAAG CTCTATCCGAAGCTTCCATCATTATCAGAGAGCACACACCCTTGACTAATCTCTTCATGTGCCTTTGGTTCAATGAAGTAGTTCGCTTTACATCCCGGGATCAACTGAGCTTTCCTTACATTTTCTGGCGTCTAAACGGCCCGATGGGTTTTAACATGTTCCCTGTTTGCACCCGCAAAGATCTCGTTAATAATATGGGACATATACGCAAGGCTAAACCATTAATAACTTGA